The following are encoded in a window of Brevibacillus ruminantium genomic DNA:
- a CDS encoding M20/M25/M40 family metallo-hydrolase — protein sequence MVNAGKWQTKEQLIELLAKLVHSPSVTGSKAEVELAAVIADELRTLPYFQENPEYVQLNPTGDGRYFVTALVKKAEAVRPTVVLVSHFDVVDVQDFGEWKPLAFDLKGLTEAYLQNQQMLPPLVQQDLAKGEWLFGRGSMDMKAGLALQMSMLERACAGEFEGNLLLVTVPDEEVNSLGMRAAVPVLLALSEVHGLDYHACLNCEPVFSAYPGDENTYIYSGSLGKVLPGFYCYGKETHVGEPFSGLNANLMASRLAVELELNTDFCERVEEEVTPPPTSLQQKDLKKEYSVQIPDRAVALFNLFLMEKSIDEVTRQLRQLAERTAEKIEQDYAARAAVFASMNRSEPISMKVKVLQYEELLAYLIDKIGREKVESIQAEVMANRGDMDDREVTIRLIDELGLLCKELAPMIVLFYAPPYYPPVSSRHDERIRQVVEDVIKRAEDRHHLEVKHQYYFAGLSDLSYTGLPEAAQSIQPLVENMPLWEKGYALPIRELVALNMPVMNLGPFGKDAHKWTERLDVTSAFETMPDLLPFAIEQLLKK from the coding sequence ATGGTGAATGCAGGGAAATGGCAGACAAAGGAACAACTGATCGAACTGTTGGCAAAGCTGGTGCACTCCCCCTCGGTTACAGGTTCAAAGGCAGAGGTGGAGCTGGCAGCGGTCATTGCCGACGAGCTTCGAACACTGCCCTACTTTCAGGAAAATCCGGAGTATGTCCAGTTAAATCCGACAGGCGATGGTCGTTATTTTGTAACAGCGCTTGTCAAAAAAGCGGAAGCGGTTCGTCCCACGGTTGTCCTGGTCAGTCATTTTGACGTTGTAGATGTGCAGGACTTTGGGGAGTGGAAACCGCTGGCCTTTGATTTGAAGGGCTTGACGGAGGCTTATCTGCAAAATCAACAGATGCTGCCGCCGCTCGTTCAGCAGGATCTGGCCAAAGGGGAGTGGCTGTTTGGCCGGGGCTCCATGGATATGAAGGCGGGGCTTGCTCTGCAGATGTCGATGCTGGAGCGGGCTTGTGCAGGAGAATTTGAGGGAAATCTGCTGCTTGTCACCGTGCCGGATGAGGAAGTCAACTCGCTCGGGATGCGGGCAGCCGTACCCGTATTGCTTGCGCTGTCGGAAGTCCATGGGCTGGACTATCATGCCTGCCTGAACTGCGAGCCGGTTTTCTCCGCGTATCCCGGTGATGAAAATACCTACATTTACAGCGGCTCGCTGGGAAAGGTGCTGCCTGGCTTTTACTGCTACGGAAAAGAGACACATGTGGGTGAACCGTTTTCCGGCCTGAACGCAAACCTGATGGCCTCGCGCCTCGCTGTCGAGCTGGAGCTGAATACCGATTTTTGCGAGAGGGTGGAGGAGGAAGTGACGCCGCCGCCGACCAGCTTGCAGCAGAAGGATTTGAAAAAGGAATACTCCGTACAGATTCCCGATCGTGCGGTAGCGCTGTTCAATCTGTTTCTGATGGAAAAGTCGATTGACGAGGTAACTCGTCAGCTTCGCCAGCTTGCCGAGCGGACAGCAGAAAAAATCGAGCAGGATTACGCGGCACGTGCGGCGGTTTTCGCCAGCATGAACCGCTCGGAACCGATTTCGATGAAGGTAAAGGTGCTGCAATACGAAGAACTGCTGGCCTATCTGATCGACAAGATCGGTCGGGAAAAAGTGGAGAGCATCCAGGCCGAGGTGATGGCCAACCGGGGCGACATGGATGACCGTGAAGTGACGATTCGTCTGATCGATGAGCTGGGGCTGTTGTGCAAGGAATTGGCTCCGATGATCGTTCTGTTTTACGCACCTCCGTATTATCCGCCGGTCAGCTCTCGCCATGACGAGCGCATTCGGCAGGTTGTCGAGGACGTGATCAAGCGGGCAGAAGACAGGCATCACCTGGAGGTAAAGCATCAGTATTACTTCGCGGGATTGTCCGATTTGAGCTATACGGGACTGCCCGAAGCCGCGCAAAGCATCCAGCCTCTGGTAGAGAACATGCCTCTTTGGGAAAAGGGATACGCGCTCCCGATCCGCGAATTGGTTGCCTTGAACATGCCGGTCATGAATCTGGGCCCATTCGGCAAGGATGCGCATAAATGGACAGAAAGGCTAGATGTGACAAGCGCGTTTGAGACAATGCCGGATTTGCTTCCCTTTGCGATTGAGCAACTGCTGAAAAAATAG
- a CDS encoding helix-turn-helix transcriptional regulator, producing the protein MNNQARLQALSAFLKTQRAKIQPESVGFPVGTRRRTPGLRREEVAQLAGVSLTWYTWLEQGRDIRVSASVLDAIASTLQMNADERKYLFDLAYEGGGGVATLREEQPEVPPSLQRIVQELRYCPTIISDRRYQIVGWNEAASHVFLDFDHIPAEERNLIRLLFTRKELQRLAVNWEHFVSGFLAIFRAYYGQYVEDEWYEQFLEEMKAIHPDFHRLWEQSRVSSAPEVLIEFRHAKAGKMLFHLTSLQVQGDTDLRCSVYTPAPDSPTEGKLKKLMERSGKIL; encoded by the coding sequence ATGAATAACCAAGCGAGATTGCAAGCCTTATCCGCTTTTTTAAAAACACAACGGGCCAAAATCCAGCCGGAATCAGTCGGTTTTCCTGTCGGGACGCGCAGAAGAACGCCTGGTTTGCGGCGCGAAGAGGTGGCACAGCTTGCCGGTGTCAGCCTGACCTGGTATACCTGGCTGGAACAGGGACGCGACATCCGCGTATCTGCATCGGTACTGGATGCGATCGCCTCTACACTGCAAATGAACGCCGATGAACGAAAGTACCTGTTTGATCTGGCTTATGAGGGAGGCGGCGGTGTCGCGACGTTGCGTGAAGAACAGCCGGAGGTGCCTCCCTCCCTGCAGCGGATCGTACAGGAGCTGCGTTACTGTCCCACGATCATCTCGGATCGCCGCTACCAAATTGTCGGCTGGAACGAAGCGGCTTCCCATGTGTTCCTCGACTTTGACCATATCCCCGCCGAGGAGCGCAATTTGATCCGGCTTCTGTTCACCCGAAAAGAGCTGCAGCGGCTGGCTGTCAACTGGGAGCATTTTGTCAGCGGCTTTTTGGCGATCTTCCGGGCCTATTACGGCCAATACGTGGAGGACGAATGGTATGAGCAATTCCTGGAGGAAATGAAAGCGATTCATCCCGATTTTCATCGCCTGTGGGAACAAAGCCGGGTCAGCTCGGCGCCTGAGGTCTTGATCGAGTTTCGCCATGCCAAGGCCGGGAAAATGCTGTTTCATCTGACCTCTTTGCAGGTGCAGGGCGATACCGATTTGCGCTGCAGCGTCTACACCCCGGCTCCTGATTCCCCCACGGAAGGGAAGCTCAAAAAGCTGATGGAACGATCAGGAAAAATTTTGTAA
- the fabF gene encoding beta-ketoacyl-ACP synthase II: MERVVITGMGIISPLGNDVPAFWNQLVKGRSGISLIDTFDVSGFKSKMAGLVRDFDPEARFGRREARRMDRFVQFAMAAAEQAWEDAALDPEKVDKEKLSVYVGSGIGGIQTLLEQDALLHERGAGRVSPTLVPMMISNMAAAMISIRFGAQGPMLSPVTACSIGNTAIGEAFRLIRAGVADVVIAGGSEAAVTDIALASFSNATAVSARNDEPEKASRPFDLGRDGFVMAEGAGILVLESLAHAQKREARIYAEVIGYGASSDAYHMVAPHPEGLGAFQAMRAALREAQIQPEEVDLISAHATSTEIGDIMETEAIKKLFGEAAYRIPVTANKSMTGHMLGAAGGAEAIALVKSLNDGIIPPTINLEQPDPACDLDYVPNQARHAALSVGISNSFGFGGHNAVVVFKNYLS; the protein is encoded by the coding sequence ATGGAACGAGTCGTCATTACGGGAATGGGGATCATCTCTCCGCTGGGAAATGATGTCCCTGCGTTTTGGAATCAATTGGTGAAAGGAAGATCCGGGATCAGCCTGATCGATACTTTTGATGTCTCGGGGTTTAAGTCAAAAATGGCCGGGCTGGTGCGTGATTTCGATCCGGAGGCGCGGTTTGGCCGCAGGGAGGCACGGCGGATGGATCGTTTTGTCCAGTTTGCCATGGCAGCTGCCGAGCAGGCGTGGGAGGATGCCGCACTCGATCCGGAAAAAGTGGACAAGGAAAAATTGAGTGTCTATGTCGGCTCAGGGATTGGCGGCATCCAGACCTTGCTGGAGCAGGATGCGCTGCTGCACGAGAGGGGGGCTGGACGCGTCAGCCCGACGCTGGTTCCGATGATGATCTCCAATATGGCAGCGGCCATGATCAGTATCCGTTTTGGTGCGCAGGGCCCGATGCTGTCACCGGTGACAGCCTGCTCTATCGGAAATACGGCGATCGGGGAAGCCTTTCGCTTGATTCGGGCAGGGGTAGCGGATGTGGTGATCGCGGGCGGGAGCGAAGCTGCGGTCACGGATATTGCCCTGGCCAGCTTCAGCAATGCCACTGCGGTTTCTGCCAGAAATGACGAGCCGGAAAAAGCGAGCCGTCCGTTTGATTTGGGACGAGACGGGTTCGTCATGGCAGAGGGAGCCGGCATTCTGGTTCTGGAGTCGCTGGCCCACGCGCAGAAAAGGGAGGCCCGCATCTACGCAGAGGTGATCGGCTATGGAGCCAGCTCCGATGCCTACCATATGGTCGCGCCGCATCCCGAGGGGCTGGGTGCTTTTCAGGCTATGCGAGCCGCTCTTCGCGAAGCGCAAATCCAACCGGAAGAGGTTGATCTGATCAGCGCCCACGCCACTAGCACCGAGATCGGAGACATCATGGAAACAGAGGCGATCAAAAAACTGTTCGGCGAGGCTGCCTACCGCATTCCGGTGACCGCGAACAAGTCGATGACAGGCCATATGCTGGGAGCGGCAGGAGGCGCAGAGGCGATTGCTTTGGTCAAAAGCCTGAACGACGGTATCATTCCGCCGACGATCAATTTGGAACAGCCTGATCCGGCCTGCGATCTTGATTATGTACCCAATCAGGCCCGGCATGCGGCACTTTCCGTGGGAATTTCCAATTCATTTGGCTTTGGCGGGCATAATGCAGTCGTTGTTTTCAAAAACTATCTCTCGTAA